A window of Maioricimonas rarisocia genomic DNA:
TGCTCGGCACCGATCTTCAGCCGAGGGAGGACCTTCAGCCGGGGCCGGTCGCAACCGTGGTCGGCAAGGACCTTGCGGAACTTCTCGAGCACTTCGGCGTCATGCTCGTCCGGCCAGGTACGGGTCATCGTGATGATCGGCAGGAAGCCGAAGCTGCTGAGCAGTTCGACGCCCTTCATGGCTCGCTCAAACGTGCGCGGTCCGCGGATGGGATCGTTCGTTTCCGGCGTCGGTCCGTCGATCGAGACGCGGAACTCGAGGCTGTAGAGCGAACGGTCCTCGGCAGCGCGGAGACGCTCGAGCCACTCCGGTTTGAGAACCGTGCCGTTGGTGAGGACGGTGGCCGGGCCGTACTCGAGTGTTTTCTCGAGAATTGGCATGATGTCGCGGTTGAGAAACGGCTCGCCGCCCGTGAAGTAGTATTCCTTCACACCGTGCCGGACAGACTCTTCGAGTGAGCGTTCGACCTCGGCGAGCGTGAGATACCCAAAGGAGTCGTTGCGGGGACTGCAGCTGATGAAGCAGTGCGTGCATTCAAGATTGCAGAGCGTCCCGGAGACCTGAAACCAGAGCTCGTCGAGGTGAGCGAGAGCCACCCGCGGGACCGGACCGCCGGCGTTCTCTGCACGCTGCTGAACGAGGAGCGGTCCGGCGTCGAGGTCGGAGGTGCCGTGCATCGCCTGCATGCGATCCGAATCAGCTCGCATATCCATCTTTCGCGTCGGGAACCTTGAGGAGTTGCTTCAGTCCGTTGCCGCGCGCGACGGCAACAGGGACAGGACGTCGTGAATCTGCTGCAGGCCCGTTCGCATCAGAAAGCGGGAGTTCCGCCCGTAGCTCTTCGATCCGAGGATGTAGAAGCCCGGCTCGGGATTGCGCAACAGATCCGCATCGGGAGTTGGTTGTGCGAGGCAGTCGGCAGAGGTCTCTCCGAGCAGCTTCGCGGCCAGCCGCATCGGTCCCTGGGACGCATAGCATTCGTGGACCTGCAGCTCTTCGTAGACCGTGCGATCGGGACGGTAACCGACGTTGGCGATGATCCGGTCAACGTCCAGCCTCTTCCCGGAGCCGTCTGCCAGCGATCGAACCGTCACAGTGAATCCGTCTTCCATGTCGTCTTGCGCCAGGGAGACCACGCTGTAGCCAGCCAGCCGTTCGACAGGGGCATCCGGGCGGGCGGCCAGTTCATTGGCGATCGTCGTGAGGCGTCGGCGTTCGGTGAGGGAATCGTCCTCGATCTGTGTGACTGGAGCGGCATCGCTGCGCCGCGTCAGCCAGGTAATGCGCGTTTCGGGGGACTCCGACGCGATGCCGGCCAGAGCGACGAGGTTGGTTGCCGCCGAGTACCCGCTGCCGATCAGCAGCGTATGGCGGCCGGCGTATTCCGCACGGGCGTCGCCGGCGAGATCGGGCAGGCCGTATTCGATATCGCATTCGTAGTCGAGTTCGCCGGGACAGGGGATCCCCCCATCTCCCAGCCAGTTGTGGTTGCCGAAGGTCCCGGAGCAGTCGAAAACGAATTCGGCTTCGATCATCTGCTCCGTCGCCGCATCGCGGACGAGAAGCCGGAAGGGGGCGTCAGCACGGGACGGATCGCCGATAAGATCCCCTTTCCAGGTTCCGTTGCGGCCGATTGTGAAGACGTCGGCGTCTTCGTGCAGGGCCTGGCGGATCTCGGGGAGTTCGCTGAACGGCTGCAGGTACGCGTCTGCGAACTCGGCACCGGTCAGCAGAGCGTCTTCGCCGGGAAGGTCGTAGCCCTGTTCGCGGAGAGCTGTCCTGCCGAGTTCTGACGAATTCATGCCGAAGGGACTGAACAGCCGCACGTGCCCCCAGCGACGGACGTTCTCGGCAACCTGTCCGCGTTCGAACAAAGAGACATCGAACCCGGCGCGGGTGGCGTGCAGGGCAGCTTCCAGACCGATCGGGCCGGCTCCGATGATGGCCAGTCGGGGTTGATCGTTCACGTTGCCGCCTTGTTTCTTCTGTTGGGGGCCGGTCCACTGCTCCGTGGCGGCCCGATGGGAACAGTGTTGAATTCTCTGAGGACGCCTGCCGCTACGTCGATTCCGGCAGGATGACCCGCTGGCCGGACGCGGCTGCCTGCAGGCCGGCGTCGAGGATCTCCTGCGCATCGCGGCAGAGCTCGGCGTTGCAGGTGTCTTCGGGCGTGGCGTCGTTGTCCAGGCACCAGATCAGGTATTCCGCTCCGTTGCGTCGGCCCTCGGGGAGAGGTTCGACGGGAATCTCTTCCGGCTGGCCGTCGCGTCCGCGGGCGACCATGATTCTCCCCGGTTCGGTCCACAAGGTCCCTTCGGTCCCGAGGTAACGGGCATCGTGGTAGTGGGGCAACTGCGTCCATGAGGCCTCGGTGAATGCGAACCGGTCCGGGTAGATGCAGGTGATCGACGCGTTGTCGACGACGTCGATGTCCGTTTTGACGAGACGGGCGGCGACCGCCTGCACCGCCTGCGGACGGCCGAACAGGTAACGGAATGCCGCGGCCCCGTATGAGCAATAGTCTACCAGAGCGCCGCTGCCGGTCTGTGAGGAGTCAAACAACCAGTCGCAGAAATAGTCGCTGCACCCAAGTTCGCGGGGGCCGCTGTGAGCCATCCGCATCGTGGCGGAGAAGACGTGGCCGATCTCCCCGGCCTGCAGCAGTCGCCAGGCGTGCGTCGTGTTGGGACGCCAGCGGTTGGGCCAGTTGACCATCAGCAGCGTGCCGGTCTTGCGGGCGGCCTCGAGCATGCGATCGGCGTCAGCCAGGCAGGCGGCCATCGGCTTTTCGATCTTGCAGGCGACGTTTCGCTCGCAGGCGGCTTCGACGACGGCCAGTCCGTCGGCGTTGGAGGTGCAGACTTCGACGGCGTCCAGCTCGACGTCTTCGAGCATGGCCTGCGGCGAGTCAAAGAAACGCTCGATGCCGAACTCGTCGCGGGCCCGCTGGCGGAGCGGTTCGTTGGAGTCGGCGATCGCTTCGATGCGGACGCGACCGGTCTGTTGCCAGTGTTTCAGTTCGCTCCAGACGTGATCGTGGACCAGTCCCGCAATTCCGACGCGAAGGGTGGACGCCATGTTCGTTCCTCTGCCGTGCGAATCAGTTGCTGTTGCCGAACGCGTTTTATGCGTCCGGCAGCGGATTCGCAAATCCAGAGCGAAGAACGAGCGTCCTCAGGCCGGAGGATTCTGCCGGCCCGACGGGGAGCGTCAGTCGGTTGAGACGCAGGTCAGCTCTTCGGCGGCCGCCTCGATTTCGACCGGCGAGACGGTCTGCAGTCCGTCGGCATAGCCCACCAGCAGCGAGAGGTCACCCACCTGGTTGATTCGGCGGGGAATTCCCTTCGAGAGTTCCCAGAAGGTCTGCAGCGAGTCGTCTGCGAAGACCGGGCCGCGGGCGCCGGCGGCGAACAGCCGGTGTTTGACGTATTCGAAGGTTTCTTCCGGCGGAAGCGGTCGCAGCGTGATGCGGACGGCGACGCGCGAGTTCAGTCCGCCCATTCGCTCGACGTGCGGAAGGAGTTCGGGCTGCCCGGTGAGAATGATCGAGAAGCGGTTGCCGAGATCCTGCTGGATGTTGGTCAGCAACTGCAGCACCTGCAGGTGCCGGGGCTCGAGCAGGTGCGCATCATCAATCACAATGACCGGATGCCGGTTCTCGCAGGTGAACTGTTCGAGGCGGCGTTCGAGTCGGCGGAGGACCGAGTCGCGACTTTGGGAGACAGCCTCGGCCGCTTCTTCGTCGAGCCGCAGGGCGAGGTAGCCGAGCAGTTCGTCCGGTTCGAGCAGCGGGTAGACCAGGCGGATGAGCGGCGTGTATGTCTCTTCGAGTTCGGTTTCGAGGACGTGCGTGATGAACGTCTTGCCGATGCCGTGACCGCCGGCCAGGAGTCCAAGCCCCTTGCGGTTCTCGATGAGGTAGCGGAGTTTGAGCAGGGCCCCCTGATGGGTCCGCGTCGGATAGTAGAAGGCGGGGTCTGCGTGGTTCTCGAACGGGGACTGTTCGAGTTGCCAGTATCGTTCGTACATGACGGGGACGCTCTGCTGCGATGAAGGCTGATGCCGGCAGTGTGGGACAAGCTCCGCGGTCCGGAGGAACCGCCGGGGCGACGCGAGCGGCTGCGTTTACTCGTCCATGGTTTCGATCTCGCCGGTCAACCAGACGGTGTTGGAAGTACGGTCCTGGTCCGCGTCGTCGGTTTCGAATCCGACGCGAACGATGCTGGCCTGTTCGGCCTCGGTGCCGGGCATCGGAGGAGGCAGCAGTGGTCCATCCGGCGTGGTTCGGGGCTGGCGGATCAGTGGCGTCGAACCCGATGGCCGGGCTGGCTCCTGCGCCACCAGTTCGACGGCTTCCGTGGCTGCCGGAAAATCTTCGGTTTGCAGTTCGTGCAGCAGTCCCGGTTGGGGCTGGTTGGATTCGTCGGCGACGTCGTAATCCCGCGTCGACAGTGCAAAGACCGCAGTCACGCTCAGGGCGCCGACTCCGAGCAGGACACGGGAGTCGCCGGGACTCGGACACCGTCGGAGGAGTCCGTCGAGCATCTCGCGGTGTACACGCCAGCCGGACATGGTGTTCTCGACGTCTGGATGGAGGAGGAGCGGTCTGCGGGCCTCCGTCGGACAGGACCTCCCGGGACGGATCCCGTTGTCATCGGTATCGGTCCGGGGAAGGCTTCGGCATCAGTGATTTGTTCTGATTGCCGCGACTTTGCCGGTTCTGGAGACTTTGCTGCGGTGCGGCCGGGTCGCCGCATCCTGTGCACGCCGATCGCGGGAATGCCGGCTGCAAGTGACTGGACCTGCCGTCAAACTTCGTAAGAATGGACGCTGACGAGGGTTCCGGCAGTGATCGGTCCCCTGCCCTTCTCTTCTGACTTCGAGTGTGTGATGCTGCGGCCTGTTACCGATCTGAGTCGAGCCGAACTGGCGGCCTGGTGCGAAGAGCACGGGCAGCAACCCTACCGGGCCGATCAGATCCGCCGCTGGATCTTCGGCAAGCGGGTCGATGCGTTCGAAGAAATGCACGACATCCCGGCGGCGCTGCGGACGGCCCTGGCTGAGGAGTTCCGCCTGTTCGCCTCGACCGTGGTGCGTCACCAGGTGTCCCGGGACGGGACCGAGAAACTGCTGCTCGCACTGCACGACGGCGAGCATCTCGAATGCGTCCTCATGCGCGAGGATGACCGCCGGACCGTCTGCATCAGCACGCAGGTCGGCTGCGCGATGGGGTGCGTCTTCTGCGCCAGCGGGCTCGAAGGCGTCACCCGGAACCTGTCGATGGGCGAGATTCTCGATCAGGTGCTGCGGTTGGATCGCGTGCTGGGGCCGGACGAGCGGATCACCAACGTCGTCGTCATGGGGATGGGGGAGCCGCTGGCGAACCTGAAGAACCTGCTGCCGACGCTCAAGACGCTCAACGAAAAGGGGGCATTCGGCCTTGGAGCCCGGCGGGTGACCGTCTCGACGGTCGGCCTGCCGGACCGGATGGCGGAACTGGCGAAGGAGAAGCCGGCGTACAACCTGGCGGTCTCGCTGCATGCCCCCAACGATGAGCTGCGAACACAGATCGTCCCGGTCAACAAGTCGATCGGACTCGAAGCGATCCTGCAGGCGGCGGATGAGTACTTCGACAAGACGGGCCGCCGGGTCACGTACGAATACGTTCTGCTGGCAGAGACGAACGACCGAACCGAACATGCCCGCGAGCTGGCATCGCTGCTGCAGAAGCGGAACGCCCACATCAACGTGATCCCCATGAATCCCGTGGCTCCTCTCGATCATCACGCTCCTGCGATGCCGCGAACGCAGCAGTTCGTCGAGACGCTGCGGGGGCTGGGGGTGAACGTGACGGTCCGGAAGCGGAAGGGAGCGGACATCGACGCGGCGTGCGGTCAGCTTCGGCTCCGGCATGAGCAGTCAGATGATCTGGTGACGCTGGAGACGTGAGGGGCGCGTAGCGTGTTGTCGCCGGGGGCGACGTACGATTTGAACGTCGATTGAGTGCTCGCAGGGTGGGTTAGCGAAGCGTAACCTACCGTTCCCCGTCGCTTACCGGCGAGCCGGCTGCGTGAGCTGCCGGGTGAGATTGATACAGCCTGGCTGGGGGCTCCGCTGCGCTCCGATCGCCAGCCACACGTTGTCGGTGACCGCACGTATGTCTCTGTTTGGTGGTGCGTCACGGAGTCGACTGGTGTCGGGAGCGGTGCCCGGAGTGGATCGTCGAAATGCGACCCGCCGTGACACATCCTACATTGCTGAGCGGCATCCGGCGCTCTTGCCAGCGGTCCGGATTGTTTCGGGCGGTGCACGCGGCCTCCTGTCGCTGCGCGACCCAGACAAGCAAGTTGTCTGGGCCACCCGTCAAAGGTCGCTTTCACCCGCGAGACTGTAGGGTGCTGTCGCCGGCGGCGACGCACCATCCGGTTCGAAGTTGGGCGTCCAATCTGGCTTGATGGTGCGTCACGGGCGGATCGGTGGGCGGGGAACTTGAGCCCGGTGGAACATCTCTCGGGGGTGCCGTGACACACCCTACTTACTACCCTGCAGCTGGACAGTCTCGGAATCCCCCGACTACCCCGACATGCAGGCACATCATGGAATTCTCGCTGCCGGAAATCCACGAGATCAGCGTCGACGTCGATGGCCGGCAGTTCGACGGCAGCTGGTACGTCGTGCTTCAGGACATGATCGTGAACTACAACGGCTTCACTGCGAGCACGAACGGGTGTCCGTCCAATGCAGATGAAGTTGCAAAGGGAATGCTTCGCCAACTGGTTGCAGCGCACTACGTGAGACCGGAATCGATTCCAGCGGGGCTTCCGCCGTCGGTTCGCGAGGCGGCGCACCGCTACATCAACGAGTCGCTAGAGGAGTCACAAGCCGCCAGCTTCGTCGCGTCGTTTGGCAAGGCTGAACGGGGGGCGCTTCTGCACCGACAGCTCTCCTGGATGTGTGTGAACGCACTGGCGATGATCGTGCCGGCCTGGAAGTACATGTGCGACGGAAATGCTGCCGAGGAGACGTATCTTGATCTGCGGCAGTGGCTCGGGGATCCGTCACATCCGGTCGACTGGAAGTCGGCGACGACGCCGGCCGTGGCGACGCGGGACGGTCTGCGCGTGGGGGACTGCGACGCGTGCCGTCTGGAACCGATCGCGTCGGCCGTCGCACACACTGCCCGTTACCTGCAGTCGGCTGACCCGGCCGATGCGACAGAATCACTCGAATCAGCCGACGAGGCGTACGACGAAGGTTGCCATTCGCGTGGGGCTCCGGATCGGTTCTCGAAATGGCTGGTGTTCGATGTCCTGCCGAGAGCGCTCGCCTGCAGGCCGATTGAGGCCTTGGGGTAGCAGGGTGCTGTCCCGGGGGGGATGTACCATTCTTCGCTGTCTGCCCGAACACTCGCCGGCGCTTCGTGCTGCTATCGAGGGAACATCTCCCGTTGCCTCCCGCCGGCTGCGCCGGCCCAGACAAGCAAGTTGTCCGTGCCACCCGGGCTGAGCTATCCCGGCACTGACGTACCGGGCTCGCCAGCCAGTGATGGCACGTGCAATGTCGTTTGGTGGTGCGTCACGGAGTCGACTGGTGTCGGGAGCGGTGTCCGGATTGGATCGTCGAAATGCGGTCCGCCGTGACACACCCTACATTGCTCGTGCCACCCGGTGAGTGGATAAGTGGGGCAGACATTCCTGTCTGCCTGAACCCCCGCTGGCGGTTCGTGCTGATCATGGGGGAACGTCCACCTGTTGCCTCGTGTCGGCTGCGCCGGCCCAGACAAGCAAGTTGTCCGTGCCACCCGGGCTGAGCTATCCCGGCACTGACGTACCGGGCTCGCCAGCCAGTGATGGCACGTGCAATGTGGTTTGATGGTGCGTCACGGAGTCGACTGGTGTCGGGAGCGGTGTCCGGATTGGATCGTCGAAATGCGGTCCGCCGTGACACACCCTACATTGCTCGTGCCACCCGGTGAGTGGATAAGTGGGGCAGACATTCCTGTCTGCCTGAACACTCGCTGGCGGTTCGTGCTGGTATCAGGGGG
This region includes:
- a CDS encoding radical SAM protein — encoded protein: MRADSDRMQAMHGTSDLDAGPLLVQQRAENAGGPVPRVALAHLDELWFQVSGTLCNLECTHCFISCSPRNDSFGYLTLAEVERSLEESVRHGVKEYYFTGGEPFLNRDIMPILEKTLEYGPATVLTNGTVLKPEWLERLRAAEDRSLYSLEFRVSIDGPTPETNDPIRGPRTFERAMKGVELLSSFGFLPIITMTRTWPDEHDAEVLEKFRKVLADHGCDRPRLKVLPRLKIGAEQQRTCGYSETERVTQQMMADYDESQLICSHSRVVTSNGIYVCPILLEEPDARMGETLEESTGPYPLRHGACFTCYLYGAICTNPSSSKRE
- a CDS encoding NAD(P)-binding domain-containing protein; this encodes MNDQPRLAIIGAGPIGLEAALHATRAGFDVSLFERGQVAENVRRWGHVRLFSPFGMNSSELGRTALREQGYDLPGEDALLTGAEFADAYLQPFSELPEIRQALHEDADVFTIGRNGTWKGDLIGDPSRADAPFRLLVRDAATEQMIEAEFVFDCSGTFGNHNWLGDGGIPCPGELDYECDIEYGLPDLAGDARAEYAGRHTLLIGSGYSAATNLVALAGIASESPETRITWLTRRSDAAPVTQIEDDSLTERRRLTTIANELAARPDAPVERLAGYSVVSLAQDDMEDGFTVTVRSLADGSGKRLDVDRIIANVGYRPDRTVYEELQVHECYASQGPMRLAAKLLGETSADCLAQPTPDADLLRNPEPGFYILGSKSYGRNSRFLMRTGLQQIHDVLSLLPSRAATD
- a CDS encoding Gfo/Idh/MocA family protein, whose translation is MASTLRVGIAGLVHDHVWSELKHWQQTGRVRIEAIADSNEPLRQRARDEFGIERFFDSPQAMLEDVELDAVEVCTSNADGLAVVEAACERNVACKIEKPMAACLADADRMLEAARKTGTLLMVNWPNRWRPNTTHAWRLLQAGEIGHVFSATMRMAHSGPRELGCSDYFCDWLFDSSQTGSGALVDYCSYGAAAFRYLFGRPQAVQAVAARLVKTDIDVVDNASITCIYPDRFAFTEASWTQLPHYHDARYLGTEGTLWTEPGRIMVARGRDGQPEEIPVEPLPEGRRNGAEYLIWCLDNDATPEDTCNAELCRDAQEILDAGLQAAASGQRVILPEST
- a CDS encoding ExeA family protein; amino-acid sequence: MYERYWQLEQSPFENHADPAFYYPTRTHQGALLKLRYLIENRKGLGLLAGGHGIGKTFITHVLETELEETYTPLIRLVYPLLEPDELLGYLALRLDEEAAEAVSQSRDSVLRRLERRLEQFTCENRHPVIVIDDAHLLEPRHLQVLQLLTNIQQDLGNRFSIILTGQPELLPHVERMGGLNSRVAVRITLRPLPPEETFEYVKHRLFAAGARGPVFADDSLQTFWELSKGIPRRINQVGDLSLLVGYADGLQTVSPVEIEAAAEELTCVSTD
- the rlmN gene encoding 23S rRNA (adenine(2503)-C(2))-methyltransferase RlmN, which gives rise to MLRPVTDLSRAELAAWCEEHGQQPYRADQIRRWIFGKRVDAFEEMHDIPAALRTALAEEFRLFASTVVRHQVSRDGTEKLLLALHDGEHLECVLMREDDRRTVCISTQVGCAMGCVFCASGLEGVTRNLSMGEILDQVLRLDRVLGPDERITNVVVMGMGEPLANLKNLLPTLKTLNEKGAFGLGARRVTVSTVGLPDRMAELAKEKPAYNLAVSLHAPNDELRTQIVPVNKSIGLEAILQAADEYFDKTGRRVTYEYVLLAETNDRTEHARELASLLQKRNAHINVIPMNPVAPLDHHAPAMPRTQQFVETLRGLGVNVTVRKRKGADIDAACGQLRLRHEQSDDLVTLET